A window of Sphingobacterium sp. SRCM116780 contains these coding sequences:
- a CDS encoding single-stranded DNA-binding protein — protein MNITGRLTRNAQVTTTPTGREVVNFSIAVNESYKAKDGQRIEQTAYFDCAYWRTAKAASWLQKGLLVELTGQISVRAWLDKEDGKPKAGLNFHTTTIKPLAKSGKNDTNSVQDSIEPNNNKKGKGKDDLPF, from the coding sequence ATGAACATCACAGGAAGACTGACACGCAATGCACAGGTCACCACAACACCAACAGGAAGAGAGGTGGTAAACTTCTCCATCGCAGTGAACGAAAGCTACAAGGCTAAGGACGGACAGCGCATCGAACAGACTGCATACTTTGATTGCGCCTACTGGCGAACCGCTAAAGCTGCTTCATGGCTACAAAAAGGGTTATTGGTAGAACTTACAGGACAGATAAGCGTTAGAGCATGGCTAGACAAAGAAGATGGTAAACCAAAAGCAGGCTTAAATTTTCACACCACAACCATTAAGCCCCTCGCAAAAAGTGGTAAGAACGATACTAATTCTGTACAGGACAGTATAGAACCAAACAACAACAAAAAAGGAAAAGGCAAGGACGACCTTCCATTTTAA